TTGAAAAGTGGCTTCTATGCTTTATCTATTCATCAAAAGAAAGACACCACACTCTGCATTAGATGCCGTTAGCATCTAGGGGAATGTCCACAAAATATCACATCAACTTCCATGATCAAGCTCCATGATAAACAGCctagagtcaaaagtttatgataacaacaaactcaaaaacaaacatggcgactgtggaggaggtattgataatgtacctcttgcataaaagagAAACCGAGGCAGCGTTTCGAAccaatttgcaaaactttttcTCAAAAAGTTCCACCATTGTTATTTCATCTTCGCGTCTCACTCGAGCTAtgtatcgggtagtgacagcaacactgcccccacggtttACGGAGGtactgctctgtttggcccgtaTCCATAAGCTTTGGggaaatgtgcagaaatgcGGATGAAATGAACGCGGAGCACGGACAAAAGGTCCGTCCGTATCCCCATTCGTATTTAATGTTGAGCATAAATTTGCCTTAAGGCGCATGGTGCATGAAAGTCGCCAAAGCTCTCCTGATTtcaagagttctgaacttccactggcattaatgtaatcACAAAACTGTGCCGTGTGAGCTCTATGGAATTGGTTTCCGTGGCCGTGCAGATGCTCACAATGCCAAGTCCAAtacctgactgcactgtgccaactgtgaagtttggtggaggagggataaggGTATGCAGCTAATTTCAGGGTTAAGGCTTAGGCCTCTAACCAAATGTtagctcattaggttaattggtgactctaaattgcccgtaggtgtgaatgtgagtgtgcctggttgtctgtctctacatgtcagccctgcgattgactggcgaccagtccagggtgtaccccgcctctcgcccgatgacagctgggataggctccagcccccccgcaACCCGGATTGGAATAAGcgatatagaaaatggatggatggatggatggctaggcctcttatctccagtgaaggccaatcttagtGGTCAGGCGGcagaatacttttgtccataaagtgtatatCCCATGACATGGATAAGGAAAAAGACCATCTGAATATCACATAGGGGCATAGATCAAAAACAGCTGAACTGTTACCTCTTACTGCTACAGCCTTTAACCCTCTTCAGAGTTCATGGAAATCTGAACAACACTTTTTCTACTATCCAGCCCTTTTTCCATCAGCTCTCTAAGCCATCAGCCTTATCAACCAGCAGTGAAGAGGTCAAGATATTTATAAAGTGACAGAGAGCGGAGGAATTCACAAAGTGGCAGAGGCTGTCGTCTAATGACAGCAGCCGGTTACACTCAGACAGGGGCGGGGGGGGGGTCTAATGACTTTTGGAGGCTCAATTATTTATGTGATGCTTCACTCAAGCTCAACAAAATTCCTTCCAACCTCAAACATAGATCTGTCAGCGACACACTCAGAGGGGCTCTTACCCTTTTTAAGGACATGATGCTGCTCCCACGGATTGCTGCCATCAGGTCGTCCCGGCTTGATCTCTGTGGTGGTGGCAGGCGTGATGGCTCATCTCGTCTCTTCTGGATCGATGGCTTCAATGAGTTCTTCAGGTCTTTGAGAATATCAGCACTCTCCTTTTCATTTGCGCCATTCTTGAGCCTCtttgactttgttttctttaagtttgACTGACTCTTTGCGATGTTGGAGACTTCATGTTGTTTGACCATTTCAGCAATCTTTCTTGTGGGAGGGTCTGTGGATGGAGGATTTTTGTTCTGATTTTCAACCTTATTAGAAAACTGTAAAGGCTTCTTTGGGGTTTTGTTTTCTGCTGATGATCCCGGTCCTTGTCCTGTCACCTCTGGAGGACTCTGGTCCTTCTTCTGTTGCAGCCTCTTCTGTCGCTGTTGGTCCTGGTTGCGTGTCAGGATACTTGTTGCCGTCATCCTTGGGCCAGGAAGATCAAACTGGTACCCAAGCTTGAGCAGAGTGGTGTTTTCTCTCAGCAGCTGCACCATCTCCATCTCCACCTTCCCGCCACAGATGTGCCTTTGGTTGTGGAAGCGAAGCTCCACCAGTGTCCTGTTGTTCTGTAGCGCCGCCAGCAGAGCCAGGATGCCCTGACCAGTCACAAAGTTGGACTCAATGTTCAGGTTTTTGATGCATCCGTTCTCTCTGAGCATCTTGGAGATCGCAAAGGCAACCCGGTCGTCTGCATGGGTGTTGGCGAGGCTGAAGACGAGGacgtttgtgtttgtgcagaggGCTTCTGCAAAACGAAGCAAGGTTTCCTGGGAGATGTCTTCGATGTTGTTGAGGTTGACTTCCTTCACTGTGGGATCATCACACAGGATCTGCTCCAGAGTTTTGTCAATGATTGTCGGGTTCCCGCTCAGTCTGTCAGAATCTGAGTTCGGGCTTTGGTTTGTGGTTTCAGTCCTCTTCGATTCGTTCTGAGAGGCTTTTGACAGACTATTCCTCGGGGGACATTTACTCCTGATTGGAGCTTCTTTTTTACACTCATCTTTCTTTTCGTCTTCCTTTGCATCATTGGTGCTAAAGACATCCTGCGTCTTCTTCCCCTTGGAAATCTTCTTCCTGTCACTGTCAAGAGTCTTACTCTTGATGCTAGTGGAAACTTTCACCCGTTCCTCGATGATCTTATCTGGACGTCCCTCCTGCATATGATAAGAGGACAGAAAATTAGGTCGAACGCTGACATTCTCCAgcctttgacttttaattaagCGTCCTCTGTGCCGTTGGCAGATGGTCATTAAAGCTGGCATTTCTCACAGGCtctatttttagatgtttttttcccgGCCACATTTAAGTACACTAGATACATGTGACACTTTTACATCATTAAAGGGTACTTACAACAAACGGTTCAAGAATGTTGGCCGAACATTTAATGTAACttaatattgtaaaaaaaaaatcctattccaaaaaagttggggcactttatataatgtaaatgaaaaccAGCATGCAATGATTAACAAATTTCACACCCATATTTATTcgcaatagaacataaacaacatatcagatctTGAAACTGAGACATGAAAAATGTAAGCTTTGTgtgaatttgattgcagcaacatATCTAAAATAAAGTGGGGACAGGGCAGCAAAAGGCGTGAAAAGTGAGTGGTACTATTGAAAGACAGCTGGAGCTTTTTTGTAGGTTAACTGGCAATAGGTCAATAacatgattgggtataaaagtGCCTTTttgagaggcagagtctcacaGAAGagaagatgggcagaggttcaccacttcttaaaaatctgcatctaaaaattgcagaacaatttcagaaaaatgttccttaatGTAAAATTGCGAAGACTTTGaatttacccccccccccccacagtgAAGGtgctaaaa
The sequence above is a segment of the Cheilinus undulatus linkage group 9, ASM1832078v1, whole genome shotgun sequence genome. Coding sequences within it:
- the lmod2a gene encoding leiomodin-2a, with amino-acid sequence MSTSGYRREMKRNEEVDEDELLASLSHEELQELERELAVLDDNIPIGLRQKDQTTKTPTGTFDRDALLKYWEEENKTLLKDDSIESAGQEGRPDKIIEERVKVSTSIKSKTLDSDRKKISKGKKTQDVFSTNDAKEDEKKDECKKEAPIRSKCPPRNSLSKASQNESKRTETTNQSPNSDSDRLSGNPTIIDKTLEQILCDDPTVKEVNLNNIEDISQETLLRFAEALCTNTNVLVFSLANTHADDRVAFAISKMLRENGCIKNLNIESNFVTGQGILALLAALQNNRTLVELRFHNQRHICGGKVEMEMVQLLRENTTLLKLGYQFDLPGPRMTATSILTRNQDQQRQKRLQQKKDQSPPEVTGQGPGSSAENKTPKKPLQFSNKVENQNKNPPSTDPPTRKIAEMVKQHEVSNIAKSQSNLKKTKSKRLKNGANEKESADILKDLKNSLKPSIQKRRDEPSRLPPPQRSSRDDLMAAIRGSSIMSLKRVDPTLA